ATTTGGAAGAAATCAACTTGTGTTGGATTTTTCAAGATCTGAAGTAGTGGACTATTTATATGAAAAAATGTCGGGTATCATCCGCAAAACAATGCTTTCTTATATTAAATGGGATATGAATCGAAATATAACAGATGCCTACTCATCGGCCCTTAACCAAGAACAACAGGGTGAATTTTTCCACCGCTATATTTTAGGTGTTTATGATTTATATGAAAAACTAACATCTGAATTTCCTGACGTCCTATTCGAATCTTGTGCCGGTGGTGGAGGCAGATTTGATCCAGGTATGCTTTATTATGCTCCACAAGCTTGGACTAGTGATGATACCGATGCAGTGGAACGTCTTAAAATTCAATATGGAACATCACTTGCCTACCCTATTTATAGTATGGGTTCTCACGTTTCGGCTGTTCCAAATCATCAAACATTAAGAAAAACACCGATCGATACTAGAGCAAATACTGCCTATTTTGGTACATTTGGTTATGAGTTAAATCCACTTGAACTAAAAGAGGAAGAGCGCGAAATCATCAAAACTCAAGTGCAATTTTACAAAAGTCACCGTAAACTGATTCGAGATGGAGACTTTTATCGTCTTCAGTGTCCTTTTGAAGAAAACGAAACAGCATGGATGATTGTTTCAAAAGATAGAAAGGAAGCGTTGGTTGGATGGTATAAAGTCCTTGCGACTGCGAATCCAAAGAAGCAGCAGGTGCTTCCTTTAAAAGGACTTGATGTTAACTTGTTGTATGAAGTGAATGGAGAAAAAGCCTATTATGGTGATGAACTAGTTTATCGGGGTTTACCTTTGCCTATTGAATTTAATGGAGTAAACGGAAAATTGACTGAACGGGGCGGAGATTATCAGTCAGTAGTGTTTTATTTAAATGGAAGGGAGAAATAAATGGCCCTTCCACACAGAATAAACAAGGAAGCAGAAAGAAGAAGTTCCTATGAATTTCTTCTTCTGCTGTTATATATCTTTGTATCATTCTGAAAAGATTCATAGGTTTGAACAATCAAGTTTTCCGTTTTCTTTGATATCGGTTTTTTGGCAGTCTGAGAGACTTTTCGAATAAAGGCTCGAAGCTCTTGTTCCTTTTGGAAATCTGTTTGTTTGAAAAATTCCATCATTTTAACAAGATCGTTCACCGTTAATCCTGTTCTTTTTTCAATTTCATCAAACATGAGCATACCTCCTGGCAATTCCTTGATACCATTCTATTTCTTTGTTTCCCTTCTTATGACAGGTGCTACTTCGGTGGCTAATCGTTCAATGTTTTCAACCACAGTTTTAAAATGCATTCCTCCAATATCAATTTGCGCCATAAAACGTTGATGTCCAAAAAGTTCATATTGATGTAAAATTTTTTCGATAATTTGTTGCGAGCTTCCCACAAATAGTGATCCTTTCTCACTGGTTATTTGTTCAAAGTCATTTCTTATCTCTTTCTGATCCCCATCCATTGATCTCCAATAACTTGAATGATAGGGAAAGAATTCTTTTTTAGCTTGTTCAGCTGTGTTTGAAAGGTAGGTGTGTCCACTAACTGCTACTTTAATCTCTGTAGGAGACACTCCATATTTGTCTGCTTCTTGACGATATATGTCTACAAGGTCTTTATAAACTAGATAATCTTTTCCAAAGGTAACGACAACTAAACCGGTACCTAATCTTCCCGCACGTGCTGCACTTTGCGGTGTGTTACCAACACCAATCCATAACGGCAGTTTGTCTTGAAATGCACGTGGAACAATATCTGCATGCTGCAGAGGAGAGCGGAAATTCCCTTCCCACGTTACATTTTTCTCTTCATTCAACTTTTGGAAAAGTGTAATATTTTCCTCAAATAATTCATCATAATTTTTTACATCATATCCAAAGAGAGGGAAAGATTCCAAGTAGGCTCCTCGGCCGGCAATAATCTCGGCACGACCATTTGATATAAGATCAAGTGTTGCAAAATCTTCATATAAACGAACTGGGTCGTTTGTGTTAAAGACTGTGGTTGCAGTTGTTAGTTTTATTCTTTTGGTTACCTGAGAAATTGAAGACAATACAACAGAAGGAGATGACACTGCATAATCAAAACGGTGGTGCTCACCTAAACCAAAAACATCAAGTCCTGCCTCATCTGCAAGCTTTGCCGCTTCAACGATTTCTTCGATTCGCTGCTTAGCACCGATGGTTTCTCCTGTATGGGGATTAGGCCGTAAATCTGCTAAAGAATAAATTCCAATTTCCATTCCATGAGAGTGAATGATTTCATCTTCCTTCATAATTCTCCCTCCAACAATTTCATACATTAACTTCGTGCGTTCCTTGTTTAGTTTATGTACAAATGTCATAAGTTGTAATTGGATTCACTATAAATAATCAATTGCCTATGTCTAGAAATCTTTTTTATCCCTTATTAATATATAGGGTGGTATAATCAGTTTAAGAACATAGGAAAGGAGGAGAAGAATATGGAAGAAATTTTAAGGAAAATGTTAAACGAAATAAAAGAAATGCGTGTAGATATAATTGAATTGAGCAAAGACACAAATGAATTGAAGAAAGATACCAGAGAGTTAAGAAAAGATACAAATGAATTAAAGAAAGATACTTATGAATTGCGAGAAGGTCAGAAAAGACTAGAAGCCGGCCAAGAAAAGTTACAAAAGAACCTTGTTGATAGTTTAGGCTTATATACTGATAAGATTGTTGATTATGTTGATGATCGAACAGAAGTATTAAACAAAAGAGTTTATAAAGCCGAATCTGAAATAGAACGAATGAGTAGACAGTAAAAGTCAAAATCTTCGCTTGTGAATCGACATGCCGTTCTATTTACGAATCACGATTCTACTACTTCTACGTATACCCTCATGAATAATTCCCTAGAAATAGATGCTTCATCTAAATCACTAATTGAATTCTAACTATAACAGACAAGCCCCGAAAAGATTATCAGGGCTTGTTATTTGTTTCATTTTAGTAAGCAGTCCAGCCAGCGTCAGCTGCGATCACTTGTCCATTTATAAAGCTAGATTCATCAGAACCTAAGAAAACAGCAAGTTGTGCAACTTCGTCCGGCTTTCCAACGCGTGGCATTGTACCTTGTCCGGTCGATTGACGACCAAATCCAAACTCAGATACATTTGTCATACTTGAACCAATGTTTGTCTCTACACCACCAGGGGCGATACCATTACAACGGATTCCAGATTGAGCATACATGTATGCAGTGTTTTTTGTTAATCCAGTTACAGCATGTTTAGAAGCTGTATACGCTGCTCCTGCACGCGCACCACGTAAGCCACCTGCGGATATATTATTTAC
This Metabacillus endolithicus DNA region includes the following protein-coding sequences:
- a CDS encoding LLM class flavin-dependent oxidoreductase, translated to MKEDEIIHSHGMEIGIYSLADLRPNPHTGETIGAKQRIEEIVEAAKLADEAGLDVFGLGEHHRFDYAVSSPSVVLSSISQVTKRIKLTTATTVFNTNDPVRLYEDFATLDLISNGRAEIIAGRGAYLESFPLFGYDVKNYDELFEENITLFQKLNEEKNVTWEGNFRSPLQHADIVPRAFQDKLPLWIGVGNTPQSAARAGRLGTGLVVVTFGKDYLVYKDLVDIYRQEADKYGVSPTEIKVAVSGHTYLSNTAEQAKKEFFPYHSSYWRSMDGDQKEIRNDFEQITSEKGSLFVGSSQQIIEKILHQYELFGHQRFMAQIDIGGMHFKTVVENIERLATEVAPVIRRETKK
- a CDS encoding stage VI sporulation protein F yields the protein MFDEIEKRTGLTVNDLVKMMEFFKQTDFQKEQELRAFIRKVSQTAKKPISKKTENLIVQTYESFQNDTKIYNSRRRNS